CTCTTTTCCGTGGTGACGATGATGAGAGGGGTCTTGCTGTACGTTGGATGCTTCTTGACGAAGTTGACCAGTTCCAGTCCATTGATGTCCGGCATGTTTATGTCGGTGATGATGAGATCGAACTGCCGGGCCGGCAGGATTTTGAGCGCTTCAAAGCCGCTGGCCGCCTCCGTGATGTCGCAGTCGCAGAGGTCCTCCAGTGTGGAGGCGATGAGCGCCCGCATTGTGGATGAATCTTCAACGATCAGTATGCACGGGTTCACGGATAGTTGCTCCTTTGTGTCAGGCGGATAGTTAATGCCGTTGCATGTCGTGCAGCTTCCGCTCCAGGTCGGAACGGTCCAGGACCATCCCCGCCTGGATGATGAAGATCTCCAGCGCTTCAATGTCGCCGATCGGTTCCCGCTTCTCCCCGTTGTCCCCGTAAAAGAGGGCCAGGGTTTCCGTTCCGCTGTTGACCGGAATCACCAGAGATTCTTCCGGTTTTATGCCGCCGAGGGTTTCAAGGAGAACGGTATTCCAGCGGGTGGTTCCCGCCAGAGGTTGCACAACCCGGGCCCGGCGACGGATGGCTTCCGTCAGGATCGAGTCTTCGGCGGCGGGGATGACCAAGTTCCGGATCCGGTCATTGGCCTGGTTGTCTTCGCCGGGGAGACCGAACTGGCCGAACCCCCGGATCTCCCCGTCCCGGATAACGAAAAGGGCGGCGCGGCTCAGAAACTCCGAAGCGTAGCGAAGGATCAGCAGCAGGACCTCCGAAAGGCTGCTCGGGCCTTTCAGTTCTTCCACCATTGCTTT
Above is a window of Deltaproteobacteria bacterium DNA encoding:
- a CDS encoding response regulator, which translates into the protein MNPCILIVEDSSTMRALIASTLEDLCDCDITEAASGFEALKILPARQFDLIITDINMPDINGLELVNFVKKHPTYSKTPLIIVTTEKSAEDRKKGMALGADTYITKPFDAEDLQSAVKTLLKEASPS